One part of the Coturnix japonica isolate 7356 chromosome 22, Coturnix japonica 2.1, whole genome shotgun sequence genome encodes these proteins:
- the SNRPG gene encoding small nuclear ribonucleoprotein G, with protein MSKAHPPELKKFMDKKLSLKLNGGRHVQGILRGFDPFMNLVIDECVEMAPGGQQNNIGMVVIRGNSIIMLEALERV; from the exons ATGAGCAAAGCGCACCCACCCGAGCTGAAGAA GTTCATGGACAAGAAGCTGTCGT TGAAGTTAAATGGCGGCCGCCACGTGCAGGGGATCCTACGGGGCTTCGACCCCTTCATGAACCTGGTGATCGATGAGTGCGTGGAGATGGCGCCTGGAGGGCAGCAGAACAACATCGGGATGGTG GTAATACGAGGAAACAGCATCATTATGCTGGAAGCTTTGGAACGAGTATAG
- the TIA1 gene encoding nucleolysin TIA-1 isoform X3 yields the protein MEDEMPKTLYVGNLSRDVTEALILQLFSQIGPCKNCKMIMDTAGNDPYCFVEFYEHRHAASALAAMNGRKIMGKEVKVNWATTPSSQKKDTSNHFHVFVGDLSPEITTEDIKAAFAPFGRISVSLKNGQNCHG from the exons atgGAGGATGAAATGCCCAAGACCCT ATACGTTGGTAACCTGTCCAGAGATGTGACAGAAGCTCTGATCCTCCAGCTGTTCAGCCAGATTGGACCATgcaaaaactgcaaaatgatAATGGAT ACAGCTGGAAATGATCCCTATTGTTTTGTGGAGTTCTATGAGCATCGCCATGCGGCTTCGGCACTGGCTGCCATGAATGGCCGGAAGATAATGGGTAAG GAGGTCAAAGTGAACTGGGCAACGACCCCCAGCAGCCAGAAGAAAGACACAAGCA aCCATTTCCATGTCTTTGTTGGAGACCTCAGTCCCGAAATTACAACTGAAGAtataaaagcagcttttgctcCGTTTGGAAGAATATC AGTGTCTCTGAAGAATGGACAGAATTGCCATGGCTAA
- the TIA1 gene encoding nucleolysin TIA-1 isoform X2, translating into MATGKSKGYGFVSFFNKWDAENAIQQMGGQWLGGRQIRTNWATRKPPAPKSTYESNTKQLSYDDVVNQSSPSNCTVYCGGVTSGLTEQLMRQTFSPFGQIMEIRVFPDKGYSFVRFNSHESAAHAIVSVNGTTIEGHVVKCYWGKETPDMVSPVQQNQIGYPQAYGQWGQWYGNAQLGQYVPNGWQVPAYGMYGQPWNQQGFNQTQSSAAWMGANYSVQPPQGQNGSVLTNQAGYRVAGFETQ; encoded by the exons ATGGCAACGGGGAAATCTAAAGGCTATGGCTTCGTCTCCTTCTTCAATAAATGG GATGCAGAGAATGCTATTCAACAGATGGGCGGCCAGTGGCTTGGTGGAAGGCAAATCAGAACAAACTGGGCAACGAGAAAACCTCCAGCTCCAAAGAGTACATACGAAT CAAACACCAAACAGCTGTCTTACGATGACGTGGTCAATCAGTCCAGTCCCAGCAACTGCACCGTGTACTGCGGAGGTGTCACTTCGGGCCTGACAG AGCAGTTAATGCGCCAGACCTTTTCTCCATTCGGACAGATAATGGAAATCCGAGTCTTCCCAGATAAAGGCTACTCCTTTGTACG GTTTAATTCTCACGAGAGCGCCGCGCATGCGATCGTTTCTGTCAATGGGACGACTATAGAAGGCCACGTGGTGAAGTGCTACTGGGGGAAGGAGACACCCGACATGGTCAGCCCTGTGCAGCAG AATCAAATTGGATATCCTCAGGCTTACGGGCAGTGGGGGCAGTGGTATGGAAATGCTCAGCTTGGGCAGTATGTGCCTAACGGGTGGCAGGTCCCCGCCTACGGGATGTACGGGCAGCCGTGGAACCAGCAGGGCTTCAA TCAGACACAGTCATCAGCAGCGTGGATGGGAGCAAACTACAGCGTGCAGCCACCGCAGGGGCAGAACGGCAGCGTGCTGACAAACCAGGCCGGGTACCGCGTGGCAGGATTTGAGACACAGTGA
- the TIA1 gene encoding nucleolysin TIA-1 isoform X1, translating into MEDEMPKTLYVGNLSRDVTEALILQLFSQIGPCKNCKMIMDTAGNDPYCFVEFYEHRHAASALAAMNGRKIMGKEVKVNWATTPSSQKKDTSNHFHVFVGDLSPEITTEDIKAAFAPFGRISDARVVKDMATGKSKGYGFVSFFNKWDAENAIQQMGGQWLGGRQIRTNWATRKPPAPKSTYESNTKQLSYDDVVNQSSPSNCTVYCGGVTSGLTEQLMRQTFSPFGQIMEIRVFPDKGYSFVRFNSHESAAHAIVSVNGTTIEGHVVKCYWGKETPDMVSPVQQNQIGYPQAYGQWGQWYGNAQLGQYVPNGWQVPAYGMYGQPWNQQGFNQTQSSAAWMGANYSVQPPQGQNGSVLTNQAGYRVAGFETQ; encoded by the exons atgGAGGATGAAATGCCCAAGACCCT ATACGTTGGTAACCTGTCCAGAGATGTGACAGAAGCTCTGATCCTCCAGCTGTTCAGCCAGATTGGACCATgcaaaaactgcaaaatgatAATGGAT ACAGCTGGAAATGATCCCTATTGTTTTGTGGAGTTCTATGAGCATCGCCATGCGGCTTCGGCACTGGCTGCCATGAATGGCCGGAAGATAATGGGTAAG GAGGTCAAAGTGAACTGGGCAACGACCCCCAGCAGCCAGAAGAAAGACACAAGCA aCCATTTCCATGTCTTTGTTGGAGACCTCAGTCCCGAAATTACAACTGAAGAtataaaagcagcttttgctcCGTTTGGAAGAATATC aGATGCACGGGTGGTTAAGGACATGGCAACGGGGAAATCTAAAGGCTATGGCTTCGTCTCCTTCTTCAATAAATGG GATGCAGAGAATGCTATTCAACAGATGGGCGGCCAGTGGCTTGGTGGAAGGCAAATCAGAACAAACTGGGCAACGAGAAAACCTCCAGCTCCAAAGAGTACATACGAAT CAAACACCAAACAGCTGTCTTACGATGACGTGGTCAATCAGTCCAGTCCCAGCAACTGCACCGTGTACTGCGGAGGTGTCACTTCGGGCCTGACAG AGCAGTTAATGCGCCAGACCTTTTCTCCATTCGGACAGATAATGGAAATCCGAGTCTTCCCAGATAAAGGCTACTCCTTTGTACG GTTTAATTCTCACGAGAGCGCCGCGCATGCGATCGTTTCTGTCAATGGGACGACTATAGAAGGCCACGTGGTGAAGTGCTACTGGGGGAAGGAGACACCCGACATGGTCAGCCCTGTGCAGCAG AATCAAATTGGATATCCTCAGGCTTACGGGCAGTGGGGGCAGTGGTATGGAAATGCTCAGCTTGGGCAGTATGTGCCTAACGGGTGGCAGGTCCCCGCCTACGGGATGTACGGGCAGCCGTGGAACCAGCAGGGCTTCAA TCAGACACAGTCATCAGCAGCGTGGATGGGAGCAAACTACAGCGTGCAGCCACCGCAGGGGCAGAACGGCAGCGTGCTGACAAACCAGGCCGGGTACCGCGTGGCAGGATTTGAGACACAGTGA
- the PCYOX1 gene encoding prenylcysteine oxidase 1: FTSLNHLHSPFPPGLPAIPVPGSLMGIYNGEEFVFEESSWYIINILKLLWHYGFSPLRMNMWVEDILDKFMRIYRYQTHDYTFSTYERLFHALGGNDFIQMFNQTIDEAMQKASFSQKFINEMVCPALRVDYGQGVNINGFVGAVSLAGAASDLWSVKGGNKLVCSGLIYASKADVIAGTVVSIEPKTRKRSTGDPVNLYHVTYDTPSGQTGDIYDIVVIAAPLNRKIANITFKNFSPPVPEFSNPYQQTVATFVHGRLNASYFGYQDPSAFHLGAIFTTENPKLFINSVGIVSPVENRGSQEKLPLQLAVWKIFSKEELTKEQLNLLFSSYDSVKVKKWLAYPHYSPPNKFPPIILHDNIYYLNGIEWAASAMEMSSIAAKNAALLAYHRWYGNTDKIDQEDLYEKLKTEL, from the exons ttcaccTCATTAAACCACCTTCATTCACCTTTTCCTCCAGGTCTCCCAGCTATTCCTGTCCCTGGCAGCCTCATGGGCATCTATAACGGAGAGGAGTTTGTCTTCGAGGAGAGCAGCTGGTACATCATTAATATCCTCAAGCTGCTTTGGCACTACGGGTTCAGCCCCCTGCGGATGAACATGTGGGTGGAGGACATCTTGGACAAGTTTATGAG GATCTATCGCTACCAGACGCACGACTACACCTTCAGCACTTACGAGAGGCTCTTCCACGCCCTTGGAGGGAACGACTTTATCCAGATGTTTAACCAAACCATCGATGAAGCCATGCAGAAAGCCAGCTTCTCCCAGAAGTTCATCAATGAGATGGTTTGTCCGGCCTTGAGGGTCGATTACGGGCAAGGTGTCAACATCAATGGTTTTGTAG GTGCCGTGTCTTTGGCAGGGGCAGCATCAGACCTTTGGTCAGTGAAAGGGGGAAACAAACTCGTTTGCTCTGGTCTTATTTACGCCTCGAAAGCAGATGTTATCGCTGGTACAGTCGTGTCTATAGAGCCCAAAACCAGAAAGAGATCCACAG GGGACCCAGTTAACCTCTACCACGTCACCTACGACACGCCATCAGGACAGACAGGGGACATCTATGACATTGTTGTCATTGCTGCTCCGCTGAACCGCAAAATAGCCAACATCACCTTCAAGAACTTCAGCCCTCCAGTCCCGGAGTTCTCCAATCCTTACCAACAAACTGTGGCAACGTTTGTGCACGGCCGCTTAAACGCCTCCTACTTTGGTTACCAGGATCCATCCGCCTTTCATCTGGGTGCCATTTTCACTACAGAGAATCCCAAGCTGTTTATCAACAGCGTGGGGATCGTGTCTCCTGTGGAGAACAGAGGCAGCCAAGAAAAGCTTCCCTTGCAGTTAGCAGTCTGGAAGATCTTCTCAAAGGAAGAGCTCACAAAAGAGCAGctgaatttgcttttctcctcctaCGACTCTGTCAAGGTGAAGAAGTGGCTGGCGTACCCCCACTACAGCCCCCCGAACAAATTCCCACCTATCATCCTCCATGACAACATCTACTACCTGAATGGCATCGAGTGGGCTGCCAGTGCTATGGAGATGAGCTCCATCGCAGCCAAAAACGCCGCGCTGCTCGCCTACCACCGCTGGTACGGCAACACAGACAAGATCGACCAGGAAGACTTGtatgagaaactgaaaacagagctttga